In Halobacteria archaeon AArc-dxtr1, the sequence GCGACGTCGTCATCGTCGACCAGTACCCAGTCAGCTCCGGCTTCGAGCGCGGCCGTGATTCGCGCTCGGCGATCGTCCCAGTCGCCGACCGTGTCGTCGGCTTTTACCCAGACAGCTCTCGTCATATCTCGACCCTCGAAGGGGACCGGCTTGAACGTGGCGGATTCGGCGACTGTTGGTGAGAGAAGCAGGGGCGAAACGTTGAGGGTCGCCACGACGCTAGTAGGGGTCAATGGCGCCGTACGACGCGATCTACTTCGATCTCGACAGCACGCTCTGTGAGCCAACCGCAGCGCGCGATGCGCTGCTGCAGAGCGCCTTCGATCAGGCCGGGGTCGAGCAGTTCTGTAGCGTCGCCCAGCTTCGCCACGCCTCACAGGACGTCAGAGACGCTCAGACCGATCGGGAGTTCTTCGAACAGGTCTTCGCGGCGACCGCCCGACGGGTTGGCGCCGATCCCGCGACCGCCCCCGACCTCGCGGACGCGTATCTCGACGTCTACGATCCGCGGGGCGTTCGGTTCCGCCCCGGCGCCGAGCGCGCCCTCGAGTACGCAAGCGAGCGCGGTCCTGTCGGACTCATCACCAACGGCAGCGAGGAAACGCAGTCCCAGAAGTTAGCCGCACTCGGCGTCACCGACCTCTTCGATACCACGGTGTTCGTCGACCCGCGAAACGGCGTTCCGCCGAAGCCGGATCCGGCGCCGTTCGAGCGTGCACTCGGGGCGCTCTCCGTCGATCCCTCCGCCGCGCTCCACGTCGGCGATAACCGCTATGCCGATATCGGCGGGGCGAACCGGGTGGGCATGGATTCGGCCTGGATCGACCTCGGTCACGGCGCGGGTGAGTACGACGACGGTGAGTACGGCCCCGAACACGAACCGACGTACGAACTCGAGACGCTCGAGACGTTCGACAGAATCGTCTGAACCACGCACCATTCGCGGGGCTCTTGTCGACAGCCACGCCGAGCGTGATAACTTAGCCCTCGATCTCGGGGAGGTGGCGGGTATTGACGACGACCCGGTTTTCGCTTCTCCCGGTTGCGTCCCGAACACGGCCCAGCATGGCGGCTGCAGCATCGATTTCGGGCGGGAGCGTGAACGGATCGGAGTCACGCTCGTCGCGGCGCCGGCAGAGATCGAAAAACGAGGCGAGCGTCGACTCAGCGCCGACGGGCAGGTAGACGATCAGATCGGCAGACGCGGAATCGGGCGCGTCACCAACGCTCGTGCCATCGTCCGATTCTGTGCCGTCGACAGAGTGGGCGGTTGCGAGCCGTTCCCAGGTCTCGACGACAGGTTCGACGGCCCGCCGTGGGGCCGCCATCCGTTCGGTCCAGGCCTCGACGTCGACCGAATCCGTATCGAGCACCGACTCGAGGGCCTCGGCCAGCGACTCGTCGCCGTCCTCGACGTAGGGAGCCTCGCGCTCGGCTCGGAGGAGCGCCCCGAGTGCCGCAATCTCCGGCTCGGAGACCGGAATCGCGTAGGCGACGTCGTGGCTCTCGTCGGAGACGGTGTAGGTCACGTCGTACCGGTCGCCGGAGAACTTGGCCGTGCCGGCCTCGCCGTCGCCACCGATCGCGCCGAACATCGACTCGAGTAGGCTCATGGACGCACAGAGGGCGATCCGGAAATAAAACCTTGTGAGATTGACGCGCGGGGCGAGATCGGTGCCTGCCGTGGGGGTCACCACTCGTCGCCGACCGCGGCCTTCGCGCCACCGTAGCCCGCAGCTGTGGTCCAGGTACGTCCACTCTCGACATGTGAGACGACGTAGTCGCCGCCACAGTCGCCACAGCGATACCGAGAGGGTGTCCGCACTGGATCGGAGGCACGGTGTCTGCCCGCCTGCCAGTCGCAGTCGTCGGCGAGACAGCACAGCACGTACCGCGGTTCGGCAAACGCCTCACAGTGACGGGGCGCGTCGACCCGGGCCGCGAGCCGCCGAAATTGTGGTCCGTGGCCGGACTCGCCCTCGTGCTGGAACTGGCTGGCGTGGACGAGTTCGTGGCGTACAACCGCGGCAAAGTCGTCCCACTCGTAGGCCTCGTAGGCCCGTCTGGTCAGGACGATCGTCGCCACCTCACGGTCGCGGTTCCACCGACAGCAGCCAGCCCGGCGGGTGGCGCGCGACGAGACGTCCCACTCGACCCGACCGAGGTCGACGTCTATGTCTGACCCCGCGACGACCTCACGGGCGTGGATTCGAGCCCGCGCGAGGAGTTCGTCGTCGACGGTGAGGTCGTCGACAGCGGCGGGATCGGCGGCGGTTCGATCTGACTCTGCCACGCACGCCGCCTCGAACGCGCAGCGCCTAATCCTTCCGGCGGCGGCAATCGGTTCGACGCGACCGTCGACCGCGCGCATCACAGCTGCCGGCGACCCGCAGACACTTTTCGCCCGGCGACGAGTGTCGACCCATGACCGACAGTTCCCTTCCGGATCCTCGACCACCGGGCGACGACCCCGTCCGTCCGCGCGCGCTCGTGCTCCCGGCCGTCGCCGCGCCGCCACTGGACGAGCGCGGACCGTGGCTCGAGCGTGAGAAGGTCGACGACGCCCTCAACGTTCCAAGTCTCGAGACGCCGCTGTACCTCACCGACGCCGAGGTCGCTATCACGACGACCGGTATCGGCAAGAGCGACGCCGCGACGACGGTCGCCGCGATGACCGCCTCGCCCGCAGTCGACCTCTCGGACGCCTACGTCGTCTCCGCCGGCATCGGCGGCGCGGCCCCCGAACGAGCCGCACTCGGATCGGTGTTCGTCGCCGACGCGGTGGTCGACTGGGACCGAAAGCACCGCTGGGATCGGGCCGAGGTGGGCGAAGACCACTCGGGTAGTGATTCGCCGGGCGGATGGGACGACGGCGAGCGTCCGATCGACCTCCTCTCCTACCGGCCCCGGGACTACGTTCGCGAACTGGACGAGGAGCTGGTCGCCGCCGCGCTCGAGGCCGCCGACGGGGTCGACCTAGCGACCGACGAGACCGTCCGGGAGTACCAGCGCGGGTATCCGGATGCGCCAGCCGATGGTCCGACCGTCGACGTCGGGACGACGGTCTGTGGCGACGAGTTCTGGCATGGACCGCACTTCGCCGCAGAGGTCGACTGGCTCTGTGAGGCCTACGGCGTCGGGCCGTACGCGACCACGCAGATGGAGGACGCAGCGACGGCGACCGCCCTCGAGCGCTTCGGTCTCGGCGATCGGTACCTGAGCGTGCGCGCGGTCGCGAACTACGACCGGTCGGCCCCGGGAGAGTCAGTCGAGGAGAGCTTCGACGGGATTCCCGAGAGCCTCGAACTGGGGATCGAGAACGCCGCACGCGTCGGCTCGGCGGTCGTCGGGCAGCTGGTCGAGCGCGATCCACTCGGCATACGCTGACGGGAGAACACAACACCCCTATCGGCACGCGTTCCGCTCGAACCACCGGAAGAGAACGGCCGGATTGCTCAAAAGCACTGGAGCAGCTGTCCATCTTCGACCGGATCTGGAAGCGCTTCGGGATCGTCGGGGAGGTTCTCGATCTCGTGGTAGTACTCCGCATCCGTGCGCACGATTCCGGTTTCGTCGATTCCGTAGATCGCACCCTCCCCGAAGGCATCGTGGTAGCCACCCGGATCAGCCCCGCCCTCTTGTCTGAAGCCAAAGCCAAAGGCAATGTAGACTGTCGTGATCGCATTGGACTCGTCGACCGTCTCGGTGTCGTGGGTCGTGTACGAAAATTCCACGACACTGTCTCCGTACTCCGCCACGGCCCCGTTTTGCGTGTAGGCCCGCTCGTACTCGGAGACGAACGAGTGGACCGCTTCCTCGTCGGAATTCGATGGTGGATCCGGGTACGGCTCGACGCCAGCACTGTGGAATTCGGTCGTTTCACCGTCGTCACCCTCCACCTCGAACGTCTCACAGACGTCGCCGGTTGGCTCCGGGCGATCCGCGTTCGCACAGTCACGACGGCCAGCGATCGAGGCCGGGTCGGGATCTGTTGGCCCGGTGGTGATCTCCGTCTCCCACGCGTCTTTTTGCGTACAGCCCGGCACCTCATTTCCGGTCGTCTGGTCCGTCCGTGGATCGATCTCATCGAGACAGCCGGCTGCCCCGAGAAACGCGCCCGTTGCACCCATCTCGAGAAGCGTTCGGCGATTCATCTGCCATATTTTATGAGATGGACATAACTATTTGTCCCAAGATCAAACGACGGTTTTAGCTATCGGCGGTCGTCGGTTATCAGTTTGCAACGCGAGCAAGTCGTAGCGGCAGTGTTGGATGTTCGTTGTCGACCTGCGACGCGACTGCCGGGATTTGGGGAATAGTGTGGACGGTCGCGATGTACTCAGATCTCGATCGCCAGCCCAGCTTCCGCGAGTGCCTCGTCCGGATCTGCGTCGTCGTGGACGACGGCCGCGACGGCGCGAGTGATCGCACCGGGCTCTTCGTGCTGGAAGATCGAACGCCCCATCGAGACACCGGCGGCGCCGGCGTCCATCGCGCCACGAACCATCGCCATCGTCTCGCGATCCGAGCCGCGTGCGCCGCCGGCGATGAGGACCGGGCGACTCGTCGCCTCGCAGACGTGCTCGAAGCTCTCGGCGTCGCCGCTGTAGCCCGTCTTGATGACGTGAGCGCCGACCTCCTCGGCGAGTCGAACCGCGTGTCCGAGCGATTCTGGGTCCTCAGGATCGACGTCGGGGCCGCGGGCGTAGGCCATCGCCAGGACGGGAATCCCGAAGCGCTCGGCCTCGGAGGTCAGCTCGGCGAGCTGAGTAATCTGGTCTGGCTCGTAGTTCGAGCCGACGTTGATGTGGAAGGAGACGGCGTCGGCGCCGGCCCGGATCGCGTCCTCGACGGTGCCCGTGAGGCGCTTGTCGTTCGAGTCGGGACCCATCGAGGTCGAGCCGTTCAGGTGAACGATGAACCCTTTCCCGTTCTTGTTCGGATGGACGCGGGGGGCGATCCCCTTCTGGGTGAGGACGGCGTCTGCGCCGCCCGCCGTGATCGCGTCGATCGTCGATTCAATTTCTTTGAGGCCGGCGACTGGCCCCAGTGTCGTGCCGTGGTCCATGGGAACGACGACGTATCGTCCCCCTGTCCCGATCCGTTCGAGTCGTGCGTCGATTCCGGTACTCATTGTCGTCCTGTAGCAAGCTTTCGGTTATGGATGTTCTGGTTCTGGAAGCGACCCCGCACCGCGGAGGGCGCCGGCTTTTAGCTCCCGAGCCAACTCCTCGAGCTGGGCTGCGGTTTCTGCAACCGATCGATCGTCCGTCTCGCCCGCGGCGATGATGTCGATAAGCGCGCTGCCGACGATGATCCCGTCGGCGCCGGCGCCGACGATCCGTTCTGCGTGGTCGCCGGTCTTGATGCCGAAGCCGACCGCCTTGGGGATCTCCCACTCGTCGAGGCGTTCTAAGCTGGCGCCGGTCTGGTCCGAGACGTCCTCTCGAGCGCCCGTCGTCCCGAGCCGGGCCTGGACGTAGACGTAGCCCGAGACGCGCTCCATCATTCGCGCTAAGCGCTCGCCACGGGTTGTCGGCGCGACGATGAAGATCAGGTCGAGGCCGAACTCGTCGCAGGCCTCCCGAAGGGGGTCGGCCTCCTCAGCGGGCAGGTCGGGCACGACGAAGCCGGAGAGGCCAGCCTCGGCGGCGCGCTCGACGAACGGTCGAGGCCCATCGTCCGCGCCGTACTGGTAGATCAAGTTGTAGTAGGTCATACAGACCAGCGGCACGTCAACGTCGAGTTCCTCGACGAACGCGAAGAAGCGCTCGGGGGTCATGCCAGCATCGAGAGCGCGGGTGACGGCCCCCTGGATCGTTGGGCCTTCGGCGATCGGCTCCGAAAACGGGAGGCCGAGTTCGATAACGTCGGCGCCGCCGCGAGCGACCGCCTCGACGTACTCGAGAGAGGCCTCGTAATTCGGGTCGCCCGCGGCCAGGTAGGGGACGAACGCCGGGCTGTCGGCGAATGCGGCCTTGAGGTCGCTCCTCATTACAGCCCACCTCCGGACTCGAAGACCGACAGGTCGGGCGCGGCTTCGAGTCCCCGTTTTTCGGTCTCCTCGATGACGGTCTCTAAGTCCTTGTCGCCGCGACCGGAGACGTTGACGACGACCGTCTCGCCGACTTTCTCGCCTGCTTCGACCGCCTCGTGGAGGAAGCCAAAGGCGTGGGCTGTCTCTAACGCGGGGATGATCCCCTCGTCGGTCGAGAGCCGGTGGAACGCCTCGAGTGCGGCCTGATCGCCGACGTTCACGGGCGTGACCCGACCCTCGCCGACCAGGTAGGCCAGCTCGGGGCCGACGCCGGCGTAGTCGAGGCCGGCGGAGATGCTGTGCGATTCCATAATCTGCCCGTGTGAGTCTTGCAGGAGCTGGGTGCGCGCGCCGTGGAGGACGCCCTCCTCGCCGGTCGAGAGCGTCGCGGAGTTCGGTGCGACGCCCGCTTCTTCGTCGACCTCGAGGCTCGATCCGCCAGCTTCGACGGCGTAGAGAGAAACGTCTGCATCCGAAACGAACTCGGCGAACGCGCCCATCGTGTTCGAGCCGCCACCGGCACAGGCGACGACGGCGTCGGGCAGTCCACCGAGCTGATCGCGACACTGCTCGCGAGCCTCCTCGGAGATGACGGCCTGGAAGTCCCGGACCATCGCGGGGAACGGATGGGGACCAACCACGGAACCGATGACGTAGTGGGTGTCTTCGACCGTTTTCGACCAGTCGCGCATCGTCTCGGAGATCGCCTCTTTTAGGGTTCCCCGGCCGGCGTCGACGGGGTTGACCTCGGCGCCGTTGATCCGCATCCGGAACACGTTGGGGCGCTGGCGGTTGATGTCAGTTCGGCCCATGTAGATCTCACAGGGCATATCGAGGTGGGCTGCTGCCATCGCCGTCGCGGTGCCGTGCTGGCCGGCGCCGGTCTCGGCGATGATCCGCTCTTTGCCCATATACTTCGCCAGCAGCACCTGTCCGAGAGCGTTGTTCAGCTTGTGGGCGCCGCCGTGGAGGAGGTCCTCGCGTTTGAGGTACACTTCGCAGTCGTAGCGCTCGGAGAGCTGGTCGGCGCGCTGCAGCGGCGTCGGCCGGCCGCCGAAGTCCCGCAGTCGGGCGCGGAACTCGTCCATGAAGCCATCTTCGTTCTCCAAAACGTAGCGTTCGTAGGCGTCTGTGAGTTCCTCTAAAGCCGGCATCAACGCCTCAGGAACGTACTGGCCGCCGTACCGACCGAACGCACCGGATGACTCGCCGTTGCCGGTTTCGCGACCGTCGTCGGCTCCGCGATCGTCAGTCTCGTGGTCCGTCTCGCTCATGTCTGTGTCACCCTCTGGGTGTTCGCCGTAACATCACTGTCGGTCCCGTGGTCCATAATGGCGCTGCCCACCAGCAGGGCGTCGGCGCCGGCTTCGCGCATCCGGTCGACGTCCGCAGGCGTCGAGATCCCGCTCTCGGCGATCAGCGTCACGTCGTCTGGCACCTGGGGAGAAACCGCCTCGAACGTGCCCAGATCCACCTCCAGCTTCGTCAGATCGCGGTTGTTGACGCCGATGATATCGGCACCGGCCTCGAGCGCGACTTCGAGTTCGGCTGCGTCGTGGACCTCCACGAGCGGCTGGAAGCCGCGATCGCGGGCGGCCTCGACCAGCGCGGGGAGGTCGTCGACGAACCGGACGATGAGAAGCAAGAGATCGGCTTCGACGGCGTCCATCTGCGCTTCGCGCAGGATGAAGTCCTTGCGAAGGACCGGTACGTCCACGGCCGCACGGACGCGTTCGAGTGCGTCCGTCGAACCGCCGAAGTGCTCGGGTTCGGTGAGCACGGAGATCGCCGCCGCACCGCCGTCGACCATCGCGGTAGCCAGGTCGACGGGATCGTCGGCTCGAGTTCCGTCGGCAGTCGGGCTCGTTGGCTTCACTTCAGCGATCACGGGGACGCGTCCGTCGGCCTCGGCGCGGGCCAGCGCGTCCGGGAACGAGCGCGAGTCAACTGACAGCTGCCGATCAGTATCGGCCGTGCGCTCCCGCGCGGCGTCGAGGATCGATTGGACCGCCGGGGCGACCTGCGTATCAGAGTCCATTATTGTACATCGACGGACTCATATGTACATAAAGATTGCGCCATCGACACGGCCGTGGCGAATCTTCAAGTTCGCGCCGGGCCTCCGGCCACCCATGGTGGATGTTACGGACGCCGGAATCTATGCGCGGGAGTCGCCGTACTTAGAGCGGTACGTACAGGTGGGGATCGCCAGTGGGCGCGTCCTTCGCGTCTCATTTCCCAATCTGCCGGCAGAGGATGCCGACCCGACGCATCCGACGCTCGATCGTCTGTTCGAATACTTAGACGGGATCGAGGAAGACGACTTTACCGACCTCGAAGTGGCGCTGACCGTCCCGACCGAGCAGCGGTCGGTGCTCGAGCAGGTCCGATCGATCCCCTACGGCGACCAGGTAGATGTCGCGACGCTGGCGAACGTGACGCCGGGGCTCGACGCCGACGAAAGCGCGGATCTGACACTCGTACGAAGCGCATTAGACGAGAATCCGGCACCGATCGTCATCCCCGACCACCGGGTACGGGATGGCCCAAGCGCCGCCCCACCGCCCGTCGAGCAGAAGCTCCGATCGCTCGAGGGGCTATGAGAGACGGGAACGTCAGTTTTCGATCGCGATTGCAAATAGGTAGCCGCCAAGGCCAAGGAAGACCAGCATTGACGCGAGCGTATCGAACGTTGAGCTTCCGGTCAGAATCCAGATGAATTGGGAGAGCCCACCGAGGATAAGCGTCGTAGCCGACGCGATAAGCAGCCGCCCGCCCGTCCCGCGCGTGTAGAGCAAGCCGCCGATGGCGACAGCGATGGCGCCGTAAACGATATCAGCTAGACCGAGGGCGGGTGAGACGCCCCCCACGAGCCCAACGACCAGCAAGACGAAGTAGACCAAAATTCCGATCAGGATCGCGCGATAGACAGATTTGGGGACACCTCTGAGCGCCGTCATACGTCGGGTGAGGAATCCGCCGTTCTTAATTGTAGCTTTCGAGGACGCTCGCCCACTCCAGTCCGAGCCCCTCGTGGACGACGAACTCGAAGGCGTTGATCAGGTAGTGGGCGACGACGACCACCAGGAGGCTCCCAGTGGCGATGAACACCAGCGCGAGGACGAATCCGAGCGCAGCCGTGACGAGGACGCCGACCGATCCCTGGATGCCGTGTCCGAGACCGAACGCGATCGACGACACCACGGCCAGCACGAACGGCGAGAGATCGAATCCGGCCGAGAGAACGCCGATCAGCGCCGCACGAAACAGGAGTTCCTCGAAAAAGGCGATCAGGGGCAAGACGACGATCAGGAGGACAAGCCATCCGGCTCGGGACTCTGGAGCGAGCATCTCCCTCAGCGTCTCGTCGTGATCGAACCCGAGCCACGTCGCGCCCGCAGCCCCGATTTCGTTGGCGAGATAGAGGGCGATGCCGATGGCCGTTCCGAGGAGGAGGCCGGAGACGACGTACGCGCTGCTGACCTCGATACCGAACGCCTCGGCAGGGATATCGGCGTAGATTGCCGCACCGATCAACACGACCGCAAACAGCCCCTGCGAGAGGGCGACGTTCGCAAGCAACTCCGCAGTAGAGAGGTCCGCGGGAGATGAGGAGGCGGTCTGTGGGAGCGGTTGCTCACGCGAGGAGTCGGACGATTCGGGTGGCGAGTCGGTGTGCTGAGAAGGGGAATCGGGCGTCTGTCCGGAGTACTCGGACGGAGAGGTGGAGTCTGTCGAGGCCGGAGGTGAGCGGTCTGGAGCCGACGGCGGGTGCTGCGTTTCGTCCCACTCGACCGGCTTCGGGGGGTGAGACTCCGCGGCGTCGGAGAGGTCGGTAGCACCGCCGTCTCCCGGCGAGACGGCGCGCTCGCTCAGGTGGGTCAGGACGAGGAGTAAGCAAAGGACGACGATCGTTACGCCCGCGAACGTCGCCCACTGCGCCACGGCTACTGGGGACTCGGGTTGGAGCCGTGACCGGCGACGCCCTGATCGAACGCCGAACCGGTGATCTGTTTGAGACGATCGACCAGCGAGTCTTTCTGGGGTTCGCCCATGAGGGCGACGTCTAAGACCTCGCTGATGTTCGAGCAGGGGATAATCTCGATCATCTCGTCGTACTCGTCTTCGATCATCACGTCTTGCTCGTTGGTCTTGGGAATGATGACCTTCTTGCAACCAGCTTTCGCCGCAGCCTCAATCTTGTGGGTGACGCCACCGACCGGGAGGACGTCACCGCGCACGGAGAGCGAGCCGGTCATCGCGACCGACTGATCGACGGGGATGTCCTCTAAGGCGCTGATGACCGCGGTCGCCACCGTGATGGAGGCCGAATCGCCGTCGACACCCTGCTGGCCGGCCTGGACGAACTGGATGTGGACGTCTTTCTCCGAGAGGTCGACGTCGGAGAACTTCTTGATGATCGCCGAGACGTTCTGGACGGACTCCTCGGCCATCTCCTTGAGCTGGCCGGTGGCGATCACCTGTCCGCCGCCCTGGGCGGGCGCGATCTCGGCCATCACGGGCAGCATGATCCCGGAGTCCTCACCCATGACGGCGAGGCCGTTGACCCGGCCTTCGACGCCGCTCTCGGTGACCTGCAGCTCGTAGTCCTTGCGGCGGTCGATGTAGTCGTCGGCGAGCTGTTGCTCGATCGACCGCGAGCGGCCCTTGGCCTCGAGGACGTGCTCGCGGGTCGTGAGCTCGGCGTCCTCCGCGCGGGCGATGTCGCCGGCGACGCGGACGAGTCCGCCGAGGTTCCGGAACTCGAGGGTGAGGTGTTCCTTGCGGCCCGCCCGGCGCTTGGCTTCGAGGATGAGCTCCTCGACGGCCTCGCGAGTGAAGTGCGGGAGGCGACCGTCGCGGTCGACCTCCTGGGCGATGAAGCGGGCGTACTTCCGGCGCATCTCGGGGGTGTCCTCGATGGTGTCGTCCATGTACACCTCGTAGCCGTAGCCCTTGATGCGGCTGCGGAGTGCGGGGTGCATGTTCTCCATCGCGTCTAAGTTCCCCGCTGCGATCATGATGAAGTCCGTCGGGACGGCTTCGGTCTGGACCATCGCACCCGAGGAGCGCTCGGACTGGCCCGTAATCGCGAACTCGCCCTCCTGGATCGCCGTCATCAGCTTCTGCTGAGTGCGGATGTCGAGCGTGTTCATCTCGTCGACGAACAGCACGCCCTTGTTGGACTTGTGGATCGAGCCGGGCTCGACGCGGTCGTGGCTGGGCGTCTCCATACCCCCGGACTGGAAGGGGTCGTGGCGGACGTCGCCCAGTAGTGCGCCGGCGTGGGCGCCGGTGGCGTCCTCGAAGGGCGCCTGGCGCTGGTCGCCGTTGTCGACGATCATGTTGGGCACCATCGCGTCTGTCCCCCGACTCGTATAGCGGAAGACGAGCCAGACGACTGCTGCGGCGATGATGCCAAGCAGGATGTTCGGTGGCCCCAAGATAGTGTAGGCGATGATCACCGCGATGATGACCCACATCAGGACCGATCGCATCTGGTTGCGCTTTCGCGCCTCCTCTTTGTGGGCGTCGATGATCTGCTCGCCTTTCCCGGCGGGGACGGTCCGAACCTTCGGCGCGTTCCCGTCGTCGGGGTTGTGATAGACGAGGACGTCCTGGAGGTCCTCCCTCGGGAGGAGCTGGCTCATCGCTTTGGCCAGCATCGACTTGCCGGTCCCCGGCGAGCCGATCATCATCACGTGTCGGCGCTGTTTCGCGGCTTTGATGATGATGTCTCGGGCCTCGTCCTGTCCAATCACCTGATCGACGAGCCGGTCGGGAACTTCGATGTCGTCTGTCGAATCGATCATCAACCCACCGAGGAGATCGTCCTCGGCGTGTTCGTCGTCGATTTCGACGCCTGGGTCGACGTCGACAGTGCTCCCCAGGTCTTCGACAGTTTCGATCTCGTCGTCGGCTTCGTCGGGTGATTGGCCGTCGATCTCAAGCCCGTCCGGATCGTCGAACTCGTCGTCCCTCGGCGAGGGCGGATCCTCGGCGTTGCTCTCGGAGTCAGCAGACGGATCGGCGCCCTCGCTGGCGTCTGCCTCCGTGGCGTCCGCGCTCGAGAAGACGTCCGGACCGTGGGCGTCCGAGTCGACGGTCCCGGACGATCGGTCCGGGTCGGCGTCGAATTCATCGTCGACAGGTTCGTCTCCGACGTCGCCCGCTTCCTCGGCGTCTTCTTGAGGCTCGGAAGTCACCTCGTCGGGGGCGTCGTCGGGCGAATCGTCGACGTTCGTATCGTTGCTCATAGAACGCTAGTCAGTACCTGGTTCGAAGGGATTGCGACTGATATACTTTCTCCATACGGTAGTCGTCGCCCCGTTCGCATAGACCACCTCTCGGTGCCGTTTTCGCCCGAATTCGAATTGGTTAGAGAGACGGTCACCGCAACCGACCGATCGAACCGGACCAGCGACCCCCAGAG encodes:
- the lonB gene encoding ATP-dependent protease LonB, with translation MSNDTNVDDSPDDAPDEVTSEPQEDAEEAGDVGDEPVDDEFDADPDRSSGTVDSDAHGPDVFSSADATEADASEGADPSADSESNAEDPPSPRDDEFDDPDGLEIDGQSPDEADDEIETVEDLGSTVDVDPGVEIDDEHAEDDLLGGLMIDSTDDIEVPDRLVDQVIGQDEARDIIIKAAKQRRHVMMIGSPGTGKSMLAKAMSQLLPREDLQDVLVYHNPDDGNAPKVRTVPAGKGEQIIDAHKEEARKRNQMRSVLMWVIIAVIIAYTILGPPNILLGIIAAAVVWLVFRYTSRGTDAMVPNMIVDNGDQRQAPFEDATGAHAGALLGDVRHDPFQSGGMETPSHDRVEPGSIHKSNKGVLFVDEMNTLDIRTQQKLMTAIQEGEFAITGQSERSSGAMVQTEAVPTDFIMIAAGNLDAMENMHPALRSRIKGYGYEVYMDDTIEDTPEMRRKYARFIAQEVDRDGRLPHFTREAVEELILEAKRRAGRKEHLTLEFRNLGGLVRVAGDIARAEDAELTTREHVLEAKGRSRSIEQQLADDYIDRRKDYELQVTESGVEGRVNGLAVMGEDSGIMLPVMAEIAPAQGGGQVIATGQLKEMAEESVQNVSAIIKKFSDVDLSEKDVHIQFVQAGQQGVDGDSASITVATAVISALEDIPVDQSVAMTGSLSVRGDVLPVGGVTHKIEAAAKAGCKKVIIPKTNEQDVMIEDEYDEMIEIIPCSNISEVLDVALMGEPQKDSLVDRLKQITGSAFDQGVAGHGSNPSPQ